A stretch of the Bordetella genomosp. 8 genome encodes the following:
- a CDS encoding alpha/beta fold hydrolase has translation MPHIQANGISHAYDLHGPADGAPLVLIAGMGGTGSYWQPQLDAFSAGRRVLVYDQRGTGGTERVPVRDIHQLADDLLALMDGLDIASADLVGHSTGGAIAQVIAARQPERVSRLVIYASIHRADAYRRRVFGLRKKILQELGPEVYAQATSLLFYPPEYVAEHDLALRAVEQRSATSEISAPEIMFSRIDSILAFDFAAELKKIRARTLVCCAEDDMLTPAYFSREIAAAIPGARLRLKNRGGHAWSRSDVADFNRMVLDFLELAD, from the coding sequence ATGCCGCATATACAGGCGAACGGCATCTCCCACGCGTACGACCTGCACGGTCCCGCGGACGGCGCGCCCCTGGTGCTGATCGCCGGCATGGGTGGCACCGGGTCATACTGGCAGCCCCAGCTCGACGCTTTCTCGGCGGGCAGGCGTGTCCTGGTGTATGACCAACGGGGCACGGGCGGCACGGAACGCGTACCGGTGCGGGACATCCACCAGCTGGCCGACGACCTGCTTGCGCTGATGGATGGACTGGACATCGCATCGGCGGACCTGGTCGGCCACTCGACCGGCGGCGCGATTGCGCAGGTGATCGCCGCACGGCAGCCCGAGCGCGTCTCGCGCCTCGTGATCTATGCGAGCATCCACAGGGCGGACGCCTACCGTCGGCGGGTGTTCGGGCTGCGCAAGAAGATCCTGCAGGAACTGGGACCGGAGGTCTACGCGCAGGCCACGTCTCTGCTTTTCTATCCGCCTGAATACGTCGCTGAACACGACCTGGCCCTGCGTGCCGTGGAGCAACGTTCAGCCACTTCGGAGATTTCCGCGCCGGAGATCATGTTCAGCCGTATCGATTCCATCCTGGCCTTCGACTTCGCCGCCGAGCTGAAGAAGATACGCGCGCGCACGCTGGTCTGCTGCGCTGAAGACGACATGCTGACGCCCGCCTATTTCTCTCGCGAAATCGCCGCCGCGATTCCCGGCGCCCGGCTGCGCCTGAAGAACCG